GCTCCAGCACCTCGGAATCTACAATCCGGTACCATACCCCACGCCGCCGCTCAAACTCCGGCACCCGCCGCACCAGCTCCGCCCGTACCTCCCCAGCCAGCTCCAAAAACGCCGCATACTCCGGCCCCAGACGGCCCGCAACCTCGTCCCGGATCCGCACCGCCAGCGCCGGCGCCTTCCCAGAAGTGGAAACCGCTACCACCAGATCCCCCTGCCGGTAAACGGCCGGCACCAGAAAACTGCAGCGCGCAGGATCGTCCACCGCGTTCAGCCACACCCCCAACGCCTCCGCTTCCTCCCTCACCTCCCGG
The window above is part of the Armatimonadota bacterium genome. Proteins encoded here:
- a CDS encoding bifunctional precorrin-2 dehydrogenase/sirohydrochlorin ferrochelatase encodes the protein MLDLRGRRCVVVGGGGEAERKVAQLLEVGAEVVVVAGEVTERLRGWAQEGRIRWEARGYRWGDLAGAWLAISAPEDRGVNREVREEAEALGVWLNAVDDPARCSFLVPAVYRQGDLVVAVSTSGKAPALAVRIRDEVAGRLGPEYAAFLELAGEVRAELVRRVPEFERRRGVWYRIVDSEVLEHLRRGAVGLARARMWELVEEGG